In Leishmania donovani BPK282A1 complete genome, chromosome 8, the sequence CAGAGTGGTCTCTAGATAGAGCCTGTGCGTTTTTGCCCGCGATATGGTGTCTGCCACCTGTTCGGCTGTAGATGAAGTGAAAAGGTAATTAGTGCTCATCAGCTTGTTCTACACTGAACTGGGATGCTGATTCGTGCCTCAAAGGGCAATGATGATCTTGATGCGCGAGTTACACCTAGCGGAACTCGTGTGAGGACTTGTACACGTAATTCTTCTGAGATGTCCTTGTGATCCAATTTCTGCTGTTGTCAGTTGGATGATTCTGGTGTCGTTGCAGGTAGTGCTTATCCTCTACGTGTAGGAGACGTGCGTACTCACCCATACGTCGACGATTGTGAGGCTCGGCTTTGGAAGCCGAGCGGGATGTTGTATGTGCTTTTGAGGCCTCCGTTCACTTGTGTAGCATAGAGTTGCTCACAGCGGGTGGAAGGGAGCGAAACTGGTATTTTTTGCGTTCGCTGTTCTCAGGATTGAACTATTGTGGTGAGGGCTGTCATTGTTCTTGTGTTCGTATGAGACTTGCCGGATGATGGGGGTTTTGCGATGGGAGCTGCAGCAACTTCGACGCTGAGTGCAGGTTTTTCGATAAGCGATGCCAGGCTGGCAGTTGCGGCGCCGACTCTGACAGGTATTCCTGAGCGACGGCTTCTCTTGTGTGCCGGTCTGTGGAAAAATTCAGCTAAGTGCACAGGTGACGGCGAGCGCCATTTCGAatgctggcggtggtgtgtATCGCTCGTAGTGAAAGTCACACGCACAGTTTCGGTTTTCTGCTAGGCTTGCTTATTTGGCCATATAGTTTTGCAGAGCGTCTTTCCGGCGCTGTCTCTGAGCAAAGGCTTGTTCTGTCCTCGCTGAGTAGATTTATGAAGGTGTGCTCGTTAAGTGCAGTGTCTCTGCCCTACTCAAGTGTACAGAAGAATGGTGAATTCATACGTCACCTGGATGAAATTTTTTGTTGAATCGCTTCATAGGAGGATAAGCTTCTGGATTCTGTGACAGTCTCGTAAAAGTTATACACTGCTGTGTAGAGGATGTGTGAAAACCGTCGTTGGACGTGTGCGAGGTATAAATGATTTAGATATTTTTTTGCTAGATTGTGTACTTATCTGCTTTTCCATGTGGACAGGTGCTCTctgcgaaaaaaaagctaTATCTCAAAGCATTTTTTTTAATTAGAAAAGGTAAAAGTATAAAGAGGAACCTTCTTTTCTTGGACCGTCGGTGGAGCACTTAGACGATATGTCGTTGTGGggagatggagggaggggatcTGCACTGCTTGTTGTCGTTGTTCAAGCGACCTTTTTTACAGTGGCTTAGCGGATTTTATCTGTTCAAACATTTTTTCTtgatggagaagaggagtTTTAGGTCCGTGTTTGTATCTGGAAAGGCGAAGAGACGCTAGTGTGGTCGAGCAGCGTCGGTTAGTGGAAAGGGAATCTGTGGCAAccacgtttttttttgaatACTTAAAACATAAAATATAGTATGCGTACCCATGTGAACCCCCCTAGTGTATCGTGCCTgcgtcctttttttttcactgtGTGAAACAGCTTTTTCCGGAATAGAATTTATTATTCATGCACTCGTGTTGTTGTAAGTCTCTGGTTCTCCTTCAGCACAATTAGCGAAAGGTGGAGGTTTGATGAAAGACTTTTTGGGAAGCTCCGTGATGGAGCTGCGAAGAATGCCCTTGCGAAAGTATGCTTTGCGTTAGTGCCTCTAGCCAGGTTTTTCGGTGCTTATCTCTTACGTCCTTTCTACACCTCGCTTTCGTTGTCTTCGTCCTTTCTGAGAAGCCTCATAGAGCATCATTTCACGGAGGAGTGAAAATCATAGAGTACCCTTTCGAGAAGAGAGCTGGACCTCAAAAAGGTAAGATAAAAGAAAAGACAAAGAGCAGAGGGACAAAATGTTCATCAAGAACATTATCATATCCGGTTTTCGCTCCTATCGCGAGCAATCGTTTCCAGATGGACTTTCCCCCAAAACAAACGTGATTGTAGGCAAGAACGGTTCTGGAAAGTCGAACTTCTTTGCCGCTATTCAGTTTGTGCTGAACGAGAAATTCGCCAACTtgcgcgctgcagagcggAAGGAACTTTTTCACGTGGGCAGTGGGAGGCCGGCGCTGTCTGTCTTTGTGGAAATCGTGTTCGATAACTCGGATGGTAGGCTTGTCATTCCGGGCCGTGCGGAGGAGCCGGAGGTACGGATTCGCCGCACGATCGGCCTAAAGCAGGATGAGTTTCGCGTGAACGATCGCAAGTTCTCGGCGTCTGACGTCCACCAGCTTCTGGAGAGTGCTGGCTTCTCCTCCAGCAACCCTTACTATGTTGTGGAGCAGGGGAAGATTGTGAGTTTGGTGAACATgagcgaggaagagcgcTACCAGCTCATCAAGGATGTTGCGGGGACGAAAGTGTACGATGCGCGACGTGCGGAGAGCGAGCACATCCTTGCGGAGACGAAGGGAAAGCAAGGCCAGATCACAGAGTCGATCGGggagctgcagaggcgcCTAAAGGAGCTGGAGTCCgagacggcggagctgaAGCAGTACGAAGAGGCGGATCGGGAAAAAAAGTGCATTGAGTACTGCATTTTCAATTCTGAGCTGGAAGCGGCAAACGATGCGTTGCTGAAGGTGGAGGAAGAGTGGAACAAGCAGTCCACGCTGTTTAACAAATCGCAAGATGTCGACGAAGCCTCGGAGCAGAAAATATCGAATTTCTCGCAGAAGATCATGGACATTTCTACCGACATTGCCCGTCTGGAGATGGAGAGGATTGCTGTTGCGAAGGATATGGCTGCTCTGACGAGTAAGCAGGCGGTTGTGGAGCTGGACGCCAGTGAGGCTGCAGGGAGATTTGCCCGCAACAACCGGGAACTTGAGGCACTCTGTAGGGAGGATCGAGAGCTTAGCGCGACCATCCAGACGGTCGCCGCCGACATTGAAAAGAAGAAATCACTGTTCCACTCgagcgaagaggcggcgaACAAAAAGGCGGCCGAGGTGGAGGCTCAGCGCAAGGTTCTcgagcggctgcaggagcgtCGTAACCGAACCAAACTCTTCAGGAGCAAAGTGGAGCGCGACAAGTGGGTGAGGGGCGAAATACAGAAAAACGAAGATTCTATCCGAAAATCGCAGGAAGAGCTGGTTTCGGTTTGCCGTGAAATGGAACTGGTGGAAAAGGAAGCGGCTGCGTTGTCGAAGGAGATTTCCGCACCAAATCTGTCTACTGCCGATGTGGATCAGAGTTTGCGGGACCACGATGAGCGAATCAAGGCCGCACTCTGCCAACGAGACCAGCTAAaccatcagcggcggcagttATGGCAGTCGGTGCACAGGCAGGAAAGTGTGGTTCAGCGGCTCGACGAGGAGTTGCGAAACGCGAAGCAGCTGTGGGAGCGGGCTGTTCGCCAAGATATACGTCAGGGGCTCCAATCTCTTTCAGAGGTCCTTCACGACATGAGAAATCCGGTGCTAtctgccgccgtgcaggGTCCGCTGATCGACCTTATTGAGGTGGCGGACGGTTACAAAACGGCTGTGGAAATCACAGCGGGTAACACCCTCTTCAATGTTGTTGTGGACTCGTTCGAGGTGAGCACGATTCTGCTCGCTGAGATGAACAAGCGACGGAAACCTGGCCGTGTTTCGTTTTTCCCGTTGGACACATGCAGCGGGAAGGCTTTGGACATTGCCACAACACCGGAgtgctcgccgctgctgtctaAGATCAAGTACGACACGCGCTTCAAGGGTGTGGTGACTGAGGTCTTTGGGAGGACGGCCGTCGTTGCCTCGCTGGAAACGGCGGCCACGATGGTGGGCAAGCTGCAGTGGGACGTCATCACGGTGGAAGGCGACCAGCTGGGGCGCAAGGGCGGAATCACGGGTGGCTTCATTGACAAGCGCCACATGAAGCTTCCTCTTCGAGAGCGCGAAAGGGAGCTGGCCGCCGACCGTCAGACAGCGCGCGCAAAGCTGGACGGCCTGTGCCAGGAGGTGGCCACAGTGGAGCAGAGCATCACGGAGGTGCTCAACGAGCTTGAGGCGCTTCGCAATCAGAACATGTCGACGGAGCGGGAAGCGGATGCCCGGTTGCGTGAGACGCGCCTGATGGAGGATCGTCGATCTTGCCTGGCGACTCTGAAGTCGAACTTGGTGGCAACCAAGAAGGCGGTAGAGAGTTCcgttgcggcggcgacggaaaCAGTGCGGGAGCTGAAGAGGGAGCTTTCTGACGAATTCAAGAGCGCATGGACgccagaggaagagaagaggctAGAGCAGCTGACAGAAGAAGTGGCTGCCGCTCGGGTGGCGTCGTCTGAGATGCAGGCAAGTACACTGCAACTGGCTACCGAGGTTCAGCTTCTGGAGGACACTGCGCGGCACGTGGAGCGGCGTAAGGCGGTTGTCGCTGACCGCATCCGCGAGCTGAGCTGGTCGAGGCATGCCGGTAGCATAGCGGGTGGAGAAGAGGCTGCTGTGAAGGCCGAGTTCGAGTTGCTttcgcagcggctgcagagTATCGACCATGACTTGGAGCAAGAAGCTCGCGAGCGCGAGAAGCTGCAGTCGCAGCTCGATGCGTTGACATCGAAGCGGCTGGGCGCGGCGCGGAGCTTGCAGGAGCGCAAGGACGTCGCGGACAGGACGCAGATGCAGCGGAGTGTGCTAGTGCAACGCCGCGatgaggcgctgcagaagaTCCGACAGCTAGGAGTGCTGCCTCAGGGGGTTGCCAAGTTTGAGTCGGCGTCTCTCGGGAAGCTGATGTACCACTTGAAGGCAGCCAATGAGAAACTCAAGGCCTTGTCGCATGTGAACCGCAAGGCTGTCGACCAGTACGCGACCCTCCAGGAGGCTATGAAAGACCTAACGTCGCAGCAGGAGACACTGGCCAAAGAACTGGACAGCATTCACGAACTGATGGAACACTTGGACgcaaagaaggaggaggccaTTGAGCGCACGTACAAGCAGGTTCAGTACCAGTTTGAGGAGGTTTTTAAACAGCTCGTAGGTGTGGAGAGCTGctcggcggagctgcagcttgTCGCGTCTGCCGCGCCGAACAAGAAGGAGGACCCGTACACTGGCGCACGTATCAAGGTGTCGTTTGGTCTTGGAAACCCTGTCAGCCACCTGGACCAGCTTAGTGGCGGGCAGAAGTCTCTTGTCGCTTTGGCGCTCATCTTTGCGATCCAGCGCTGCGACCCTGCTCCGTTCTACCTGTTTGACGAAATCGATGCCGCTCTCGATGCGGAGTACCGCACATCTGTAGCGAACATGATGGCGCGTCAGTCCGGCGAGTGCCAGTTCCTCGTGGCAACCTTCAAGACGGAACTCCTGGACGTAGCGGACAAGGTGCTCGGCATTTTCTTCCACAACAAGATGAGCCGCATCCAGGCCAttgcgagggaggagggtgtgaGGCTGCTGAAGCAGGCAGCACTTGAGGATCGCAAGCGTTCCCGCGAAGTCGAGTAGGTGCTTTCCTGCCGTGGTGCATGATGACGGTTCTGTGCAACACGAAACGGAAAGAAAACCGAAAAAGACATGCGCATCCGCGGTTGCAAGGATGGCGCCGTTTTGATTACGGCATGTGTGCGTTCACATTTGTGGTTTTCGTGCAGCTATTCAGAAACGACCTCGTTTGGTTTcactttttgttttctctgcTCTCTTCCCCTGATGTGCCCGCGTTTCGCCGCCTCTGAAGTGTGACCGTAACTAGCACACGGGCCATAGACTCATAGAGTATCAGACGCCTTTTCTGCATATAAGCACGCCTGTCAGTGTATGTGCGGATGCGCGCGCCTAAAGAAGACATCAACTCAGACTCCATAGACcactttctttttctttggctcttttttgttgtgttGGTTTTCAGCTGTTTTCTGGTGTTTCTCTCCTTGTGCCCCTCGGAGGCCGGGTGAGCGACGTACCGGAAGGCGACTtggtttctttttttttttcggctttTTTTCTATTAGCGGTGGTGCCGGCTGCAGTGCATTTCTGTTTCACCTCGAGGATACTTAGCACGCTGTGCGCTTCTTTTGATATGACCTGAACTGATGAAAACAAGAAACAAGTAGCAGACGTGATTGCAAACACCGAGTGTGCCAGCCACTAGCGCCactctgcttttttttctctgcgtTGGAAGAGGCCATGTGAAAATGCGGCGAAGGTGTTCGTGACATTCATGATGCCGTGGTCGCCAGAATGGACAGCGGCTCggtgtttctctctcgctgtttCCGTTTTGGGGTGCCATACGAGCAGCTTCTGAGAAcctctcttcgcttctctgcTCCTGCTCTGAAGACGCCGTGGGCCGTTTACTCCAACTCTGCTCTTGGCCTTGGTTTTCACAGAGCGGCGACGATTGTGCGTAGCTGGGTGGCGAAACACACACGTTTTTAGGATCTCTGCCCCCAGACTCTGGAGCATATTGCTGCTTCTGCGGTCACAAGTGTATCTTTGAGATGAGCGAGTTTTTCTGGGATGTAGGGCGCGAAGAGGGTTCACTACAAGGCCCTCTTCTCAACGCACCACGCAAGAGATGCCGCGAGGAGAATTACGCGGTAGACGCCTATCCTCGGCACCTCCCCCCACATGTGCGAGTGCAGGTTGCATGGGAGAACATCACCACTTTGGTTTCACTTCGTGGACACGTCTTGGATGCGCACGGCCGCTTTAACTCGGCCGAGTTCCCCGGTCTGGCCTTTTTTTACAACCCTGTGGTGGCGTGCGTTGCCTCTGGGACCGTAACACTGCATTTTGATAATAGCACCTCGGTCACAGAGCGGATCCTGCGCGAAGAACGGCCACTCCCGTGCCCCATCCACGGACCATTCCGCTGCCCGTGCCACATCATGCACGAGGCGGCAGGCGGTGTTGCTCAGCTGCTTCGCGAGATCTTCTGTCAACACTCACCGTTCGACGTTTCTATCGACTGCCACCGACCCTATCCGCACATTTGCATTGACAGCCAGTCAAGGACGTGGTCTGTATCGCTGGTGGGACTGCCGCTCCCCCCAAAATCGTTCGGGCCGTTTCCGTTGGGGGACATCACCTCTCCGCAGTCCATCAAAAACTACTGGTTCCAGTACATTGAAAAGAGCAGGGCTGACGAGGACGCGTGCATCATGTGCGGGGTTGTGTCAGGGATTCATTGCTCCAGGTGCATGTGTCGTCTGTGCAAGCGCTGCGGGGAGCACTGTGCCAACTGTTGGAGCTACGTGTGCCGTGGCTGTTCCACCGCTGGTGAAAACGGCACTACCATCTGCTACAACTGCCCTTGCTAAGAGTCGCGAAAACATGACAGCAGGCTCACGAGAGAGGTACGCTGTCTGCTTTTTGTCGTCCTGCTGTGGTAATTGAGCACTGACCTGATGTGTGTGACTTCGCGTTTCCTGTAGCGCTTTCACAGACATAGAGAAAGCACAACATAGAAAGACTGTGTGGCTCTGCGGTTTCAGCTTGGCTAGCAAAGTATGTCTggtgcgcgtctgccgcaTGGAACACGACTGAGGCGCTCTTACTGATAGCCATGCA encodes:
- a CDS encoding adaptor complex protein (AP) 3 delta subunit 1, putative, translated to MFIKNIIISGFRSYREQSFPDGLSPKTNVIVGKNGSGKSNFFAAIQFVLNEKFANLRAAERKELFHVGSGRPALSVFVEIVFDNSDGRLVIPGRAEEPEVRIRRTIGLKQDEFRVNDRKFSASDVHQLLESAGFSSSNPYYVVEQGKIVSLVNMSEEERYQLIKDVAGTKVYDARRAESEHILAETKGKQGQITESIGELQRRLKELESETAELKQYEEADREKKCIEYCIFNSELEAANDALLKVEEEWNKQSTLFNKSQDVDEASEQKISNFSQKIMDISTDIARLEMERIAVAKDMAALTSKQAVVELDASEAAGRFARNNRELEALCREDRELSATIQTVAADIEKKKSLFHSSEEAANKKAAEVEAQRKVLERLQERRNRTKLFRSKVERDKWVRGEIQKNEDSIRKSQEELVSVCREMELVEKEAAALSKEISAPNLSTADVDQSLRDHDERIKAALCQRDQLNHQRRQLWQSVHRQESVVQRLDEELRNAKQLWERAVRQDIRQGLQSLSEVLHDMRNPVLSAAVQGPLIDLIEVADGYKTAVEITAGNTLFNVVVDSFEVSTILLAEMNKRRKPGRVSFFPLDTCSGKALDIATTPECSPLLSKIKYDTRFKGVVTEVFGRTAVVASLETAATMVGKLQWDVITVEGDQLGRKGGITGGFIDKRHMKLPLRERERELAADRQTARAKLDGLCQEVATVEQSITEVLNELEALRNQNMSTEREADARLRETRLMEDRRSCLATLKSNLVATKKAVESSVAAATETVRELKRELSDEFKSAWTPEEEKRLEQLTEEVAAARVASSEMQASTLQLATEVQLLEDTARHVERRKAVVADRIRELSWSRHAGSIAGGEEAAVKAEFELLSQRLQSIDHDLEQEAREREKLQSQLDALTSKRLGAARSLQERKDVADRTQMQRSVLVQRRDEALQKIRQLGVLPQGVAKFESASLGKLMYHLKAANEKLKALSHVNRKAVDQYATLQEAMKDLTSQQETLAKELDSIHELMEHLDAKKEEAIERTYKQVQYQFEEVFKQLVGVESCSAELQLVASAAPNKKEDPYTGARIKVSFGLGNPVSHLDQLSGGQKSLVALALIFAIQRCDPAPFYLFDEIDAALDAEYRTSVANMMARQSGECQFLVATFKTELLDVADKVLGIFFHNKMSRIQAIAREEGVRLLKQAALEDRKRSREVE